From a single Mesorhizobium shangrilense genomic region:
- a CDS encoding ABC transporter permease has protein sequence MNRHWLTWIGLAPFLAFVLAFEILPVLTLLRSSLTGEGGPTLDNFARALTPTTLTAFTNSLKLAVATAFGGTLFGSVVAYAIVTSHSPAMRHAMTALANVAANFGGAPLAFAFVITLGSTGFVTLLLGYLGIQLYPDFRIYSITGLGIAYLYFQTPLAILLVMPALLGLRPEWREAAEILGATTLQYWRRVALPILAPAISASFFLVFANAFGAYATAWTLTGSDVNLIPVQIAALVRGEVVLDPALADALAILSLLVMAACLLAYQYFARRMRRTA, from the coding sequence ATGAATCGTCATTGGCTCACCTGGATCGGTCTGGCGCCGTTCCTGGCTTTTGTCCTGGCTTTCGAAATCCTGCCGGTCCTCACCCTGCTGCGGTCCAGCCTGACCGGAGAGGGCGGCCCGACGCTGGACAATTTCGCACGCGCCCTGACGCCGACGACGCTGACGGCTTTTACCAACAGCCTGAAACTGGCCGTCGCTACGGCATTCGGCGGCACGCTCTTCGGCTCGGTGGTCGCCTACGCCATCGTCACGTCCCACAGTCCCGCGATGCGGCATGCCATGACGGCGCTCGCCAATGTCGCGGCGAATTTCGGCGGTGCGCCACTGGCTTTCGCTTTCGTGATCACGCTGGGATCCACCGGTTTCGTCACGCTTCTGCTCGGCTATCTCGGAATTCAGCTCTATCCGGATTTCCGCATCTACTCGATCACTGGGCTCGGCATCGCATACCTCTATTTCCAGACCCCACTCGCCATCCTGCTGGTGATGCCGGCGCTTCTGGGGCTGCGGCCGGAATGGCGGGAAGCCGCCGAGATACTCGGCGCCACGACATTGCAATATTGGCGGCGTGTCGCCCTGCCGATCCTGGCGCCGGCGATATCGGCAAGCTTCTTCCTGGTGTTTGCCAATGCCTTTGGCGCCTACGCGACCGCCTGGACGCTGACCGGGTCCGACGTCAATCTCATACCCGTGCAGATCGCCGCTCTGGTGCGCGGGGAAGTCGTGCTCGATCCGGCGCTCGCGGATGCACTTGCCATTCTCTCGCTGCTGGTGATGGCCGCCTGCCTGCTCGCCTACCAGTATTTCGCGCGCCGGATGAGGCGCACGGCATGA
- a CDS encoding extracellular solute-binding protein, protein MNKRLLAVLLGASAFAFQALPAMAEDTLTAAKAEGQYVSYGMSDDWVNLGAIFGEIESKFGLKHVDTDMTSAEQITHLLAEKDAPVMDIADIGYDFTERLLENGLAASYKNASWDSIKPQYKDADGRWASSYWGAIAFLVNTDKVKVAPQTWNDLLKPDYKDMVCSRDPRISSYATASVLAAAYANGGGEDNVQPGLDWFKQLRDSGNLRNGVVLNVASVQKGECPISMVYDFDGFAKRDATGLPLQVIIPTDGTVGMLFAQYISTAAPHPNAAKVAIDFLFSDEGQHLLAEGYAHPTRDIALSDAVKAKMLPASAYERVRFPTNLASFSGAIKNIAEGWDKLAK, encoded by the coding sequence ATGAACAAGAGACTGTTAGCCGTGCTTCTTGGCGCCAGCGCCTTTGCGTTTCAGGCGTTGCCGGCAATGGCCGAAGACACGCTCACGGCAGCCAAGGCCGAGGGGCAGTATGTCAGCTACGGCATGTCGGATGACTGGGTCAATCTCGGCGCGATCTTCGGCGAGATCGAGAGCAAGTTCGGTCTCAAGCATGTCGACACCGACATGACCTCGGCCGAACAGATCACCCATCTCCTGGCGGAAAAGGACGCGCCGGTGATGGACATCGCTGATATCGGCTATGATTTCACCGAACGTTTGCTGGAGAACGGCCTCGCCGCCAGCTACAAGAATGCGTCGTGGGACAGCATCAAGCCGCAATACAAGGATGCCGATGGCCGCTGGGCCTCGTCCTACTGGGGCGCCATCGCCTTCCTGGTCAACACCGACAAGGTCAAGGTCGCGCCGCAGACGTGGAACGACCTGCTGAAGCCCGACTACAAGGACATGGTCTGTAGCCGCGACCCGCGCATCTCCAGCTATGCGACTGCTTCGGTGCTGGCCGCGGCCTACGCGAATGGCGGCGGCGAGGACAATGTGCAGCCGGGCCTCGACTGGTTCAAGCAGCTGCGCGACAGCGGCAATCTGCGCAACGGCGTAGTGCTGAACGTGGCCTCCGTGCAGAAGGGCGAATGCCCGATCTCGATGGTCTACGACTTCGACGGCTTTGCCAAGCGCGACGCCACCGGCCTGCCGCTCCAGGTGATCATACCAACCGACGGCACCGTCGGCATGCTGTTTGCCCAGTACATCAGCACGGCCGCTCCGCACCCCAATGCCGCCAAGGTCGCCATTGACTTCCTGTTCTCGGACGAAGGCCAGCACCTGCTGGCCGAGGGCTATGCGCACCCGACCCGCGATATCGCATTGTCCGACGCGGTGAAGGCCAAGATGCTGCCGGCAAGCGCCTATGAGAGGGTTCGCTTCCCGACCAACCTCGCCAGCTTCTCCGGCGCGATCAAGAACATCGCCGAAGGCTGGGACAAGCTCGCGAAGTAA
- a CDS encoding ABC transporter permease, which yields MNAGSLTWRAPVIGVFVAFMTVPVVATALFSVATRWDRTLWPEGLTLNWWIKVASRSAFTDTLLNSFWVAMTSMLVSLIIVVPAAYVAHTRLPHAKPWLEFLSIVPFSLPGVVLALGLIRLYSKLPLPLINTPNILIAAYVIVTLPFMYRAVMNTLESVDTRLLVEAAQSLGANPLQVLAWVIVPNIASGIVNGSLLVLSAVFSEFVLANLLIGTRLKTFPIYLVEFTRSDARQASALALMSFVIAWIISLAILWTAGRPAKRRQADSPVRGR from the coding sequence ATGAACGCGGGCTCTCTAACATGGCGAGCGCCGGTCATCGGCGTCTTCGTCGCCTTCATGACCGTCCCGGTGGTCGCCACCGCGCTGTTTTCCGTCGCGACGCGCTGGGACCGCACTCTGTGGCCGGAGGGCCTGACACTGAATTGGTGGATCAAGGTCGCGTCGCGCTCCGCCTTCACCGATACGCTGCTGAATTCATTCTGGGTCGCCATGACATCGATGCTGGTTTCGCTGATCATCGTGGTGCCGGCGGCCTATGTCGCTCACACAAGACTTCCGCATGCGAAACCATGGCTCGAATTCCTGTCGATCGTGCCGTTTTCCCTACCGGGAGTCGTGCTGGCGCTCGGCCTGATCCGGCTCTACTCGAAACTGCCGCTGCCGCTCATCAACACGCCCAACATCCTGATCGCGGCCTATGTGATTGTCACGCTACCCTTCATGTACCGCGCCGTCATGAACACGCTGGAAAGCGTGGACACGCGCCTGCTTGTCGAGGCGGCGCAAAGCCTTGGCGCGAATCCCCTGCAGGTCCTGGCCTGGGTCATCGTGCCCAACATCGCCTCCGGCATCGTCAATGGCAGCCTGCTGGTGCTCTCGGCGGTCTTTTCGGAGTTCGTCCTGGCCAACCTGCTGATCGGCACTCGGCTGAAGACATTCCCGATCTATCTCGTCGAATTCACGCGTTCCGATGCGCGGCAGGCCAGCGCGCTGGCGCTGATGAGCTTCGTGATCGCCTGGATCATTTCGCTCGCCATCCTGTGGACGGCCGGGCGGCCGGCCAAGCGGCGACAAGCCGACAGCCCAGTCCGAGGCCGTTAG
- a CDS encoding LysR family transcriptional regulator, whose protein sequence is MISNRRLIPDIEKLQAFECAARHGSFTQAAAELSLTQSAVSRQIKELEAQLGVLLFERVRQRVVLSSVGHRFLPEVRRLLADTEETMLRAMTGSQATSLSLATLPTFGSRWLVPRLPDFLAGNPGVVVNVASRSAPFDLEEQAFDAAIHYGKPVWANARCRYICREVILPVASPGFLAGQSVDSPTDLAAGPLLHLATRPKAWVNWFQSTGMDGDGAYHGHRFDQFTMVIEAAAAGLGFALLPRYLIEKELDEGQLQVVFDLPMTTENSYYFVMPEGKLEHPLANRFYDWIAGKVSQTEAPPTL, encoded by the coding sequence ATGATCTCCAACAGGCGACTGATCCCCGACATCGAAAAGCTGCAGGCCTTCGAATGCGCGGCACGGCACGGCAGTTTCACGCAGGCGGCAGCGGAACTCAGCCTGACGCAGAGCGCCGTCAGTCGCCAGATCAAGGAGCTGGAAGCGCAGCTGGGAGTGCTTCTGTTCGAGCGCGTGCGCCAGCGCGTGGTTCTGTCGAGCGTTGGGCATAGATTCCTGCCGGAGGTGCGCAGGCTGCTTGCCGACACGGAAGAAACCATGCTGCGCGCCATGACCGGATCGCAAGCGACCTCCCTCAGCCTAGCGACCTTGCCGACATTCGGCAGCCGCTGGCTGGTGCCGCGCCTGCCGGACTTCCTGGCCGGCAATCCCGGCGTGGTCGTCAATGTTGCATCACGTTCGGCGCCGTTCGACCTGGAGGAGCAAGCCTTCGACGCCGCCATCCACTATGGCAAGCCGGTCTGGGCGAATGCGCGCTGCCGCTACATCTGCCGCGAGGTGATCCTACCGGTGGCAAGTCCCGGCTTCCTCGCCGGCCAGTCCGTCGACAGCCCGACCGATCTCGCAGCCGGGCCATTGCTGCATCTGGCGACGCGGCCGAAGGCCTGGGTCAACTGGTTCCAGTCGACCGGCATGGATGGCGACGGGGCCTATCACGGTCACCGTTTCGACCAGTTCACCATGGTCATCGAGGCCGCCGCGGCAGGGCTAGGCTTCGCGCTGCTGCCACGCTATCTCATCGAAAAGGAGCTTGATGAAGGCCAGTTGCAGGTGGTGTTCGACCTGCCGATGACGACCGAGAACAGCTATTATTTCGTGATGCCGGAAGGCAAGCTCGAACATCCCCTGGCAAACCGGTTCTATGACTGGATCGCCGGCAAGGTTTCACAGACCGAGGCTCCTCCAACTCTGTAG
- a CDS encoding ABC transporter ATP-binding protein: protein MSSSILNVERLSVSYGGRKGSHPAVKDVSLHIREGEALGLVGESGSGKSSVAMAILRYLPKGARIEASALTFQGREIRDLSAEQLRRLRGDHIAAVYQHLGAALNPSMTIGRQITETIMRHRKVRHEEAHGRAADLLGRVRVSNPGRVLELYPHELSGGMQQRANIAMAISLDPSLLVLDEPTTALDASVQSEIIAVLDDLRRDHRTSILLISHDINMIRRSCDRVAVMQSGTVVESGAANEVFDDPRHAYTRALIASIPALSFTKRDGRLAEGTINEDGLSSHSRTHEAQRDDLPAKERDMAIACRAVTHSFGSQAVLHGIDLEIGQGETFGLIGESGSGKSTLARIITGLQTPSAGSVELFGNPVAARVEKRNPDERRDVQMVFQSPDRTLNPRHRIGRILGRPLRRLSGLRRSAVRQRVGDLLASVRLTGTTADQKPRSLSGGQRQRAAIARAFAGAPKVVVLDEPTSALDVSVQATVLNLLNDLQRDKNTTYVFISHDLRVIRYMADRIGVLYRGRLVEVGSSDQIFLGPNHPYTKLLLAASSDEAAPKISAQTEVLAADAPQGGCSFADRCPLAVADCRTAQPPIRQAGPGHLIACWRQVEEL, encoded by the coding sequence ATGTCCTCCTCAATTCTGAACGTAGAGCGCCTCTCCGTCTCCTATGGCGGTCGCAAGGGGTCACATCCGGCCGTCAAGGACGTGTCGCTTCACATAAGGGAGGGCGAAGCGCTCGGGCTGGTCGGCGAGTCGGGATCGGGCAAGAGCTCGGTGGCCATGGCCATACTGCGCTATCTGCCGAAGGGTGCCAGGATCGAGGCTTCGGCGCTCACCTTCCAGGGCCGCGAAATCCGCGATCTTTCGGCCGAGCAACTGCGCCGGTTGCGGGGCGACCATATTGCCGCCGTCTACCAGCATCTGGGAGCGGCACTCAACCCGAGCATGACGATTGGCAGGCAGATCACCGAGACAATCATGCGGCATCGCAAGGTTCGTCACGAGGAAGCGCATGGGCGGGCAGCCGACCTGCTGGGGCGGGTCAGGGTGAGCAATCCCGGCCGAGTCCTGGAGCTTTATCCGCACGAACTGTCCGGTGGCATGCAGCAGCGGGCCAACATCGCCATGGCCATTTCACTCGATCCGTCGCTGCTGGTGCTGGACGAGCCAACGACGGCGCTCGACGCCAGCGTCCAGTCCGAGATCATCGCCGTCCTCGACGATTTGCGCCGGGACCACAGGACAAGCATCCTTCTGATAAGCCACGACATCAACATGATACGCCGCTCCTGCGACCGGGTGGCCGTCATGCAGTCCGGAACGGTGGTCGAGAGCGGCGCGGCAAACGAGGTTTTCGACGACCCCCGCCACGCCTATACGAGGGCGCTCATCGCATCCATTCCTGCGCTCAGCTTCACGAAGCGAGACGGACGATTGGCGGAGGGGACCATCAATGAGGATGGGCTGTCTTCGCACTCTCGGACTCACGAAGCCCAGCGTGATGATTTGCCGGCAAAAGAACGTGATATGGCAATCGCCTGCCGCGCGGTGACCCATTCCTTCGGCAGCCAGGCCGTGCTGCATGGCATCGACCTGGAGATTGGCCAGGGGGAAACCTTCGGGCTGATCGGCGAGTCCGGTTCCGGCAAATCGACGCTGGCAAGGATCATCACCGGCCTGCAGACGCCGAGTGCCGGGTCGGTCGAACTGTTCGGCAACCCGGTCGCGGCGCGTGTGGAAAAGAGAAACCCTGACGAACGGCGCGACGTGCAGATGGTGTTCCAGTCGCCGGATCGCACGCTCAATCCGCGCCACAGGATCGGCAGGATCCTCGGCCGCCCGTTGCGCCGGCTCTCCGGCCTGCGGCGGAGCGCAGTGCGGCAGCGTGTCGGCGACCTGCTGGCGTCGGTTCGCCTCACCGGCACCACCGCCGACCAGAAGCCGCGGTCGCTATCAGGCGGCCAGCGGCAGAGGGCGGCCATCGCGCGCGCCTTCGCCGGCGCACCGAAGGTCGTCGTGCTGGACGAGCCCACCTCGGCACTCGACGTCTCCGTGCAGGCGACGGTCCTCAACCTGCTCAACGACCTGCAGCGGGATAAGAATACGACCTACGTGTTCATCAGCCACGATCTTCGGGTCATCCGTTACATGGCCGACAGGATCGGCGTGCTCTATCGCGGCCGGCTCGTGGAAGTCGGTTCATCCGACCAGATTTTCCTGGGACCGAACCATCCCTACACCAAACTGTTGCTGGCAGCTTCGTCCGATGAAGCCGCGCCGAAGATTTCGGCCCAGACCGAAGTATTGGCCGCCGATGCCCCGCAAGGCGGGTGTTCCTTCGCCGATCGATGCCCGCTGGCTGTCGCCGACTGCAGAACGGCGCAGCCGCCGATCCGGCAGGCCGGTCCAGGTCACCTGATCGCGTGCTGGAGGCAGGTCGAGGAGCTGTGA
- the hglS gene encoding 2-oxoadipate dioxygenase/decarboxylase HglS: MTSNQFMSSDDIRAAFSAAMSAMYRAEVPAYGSLLSLVAEVNARTLAQKPALRASLAATGTLDRVSEERHGAIRLGTDAELAMMRRVFAVMGMFPVGYYDLSEAGVPVHSTAFRPVGDAALRQNPFRVFTSLLRLDLIEDEGLREEARKVLAKRGIFSDAAVSLVEKAEADGGLDAGDATRFITEVLNTFRWHQQASVDRELYGRFHDAHRLVADVVSFKGPHINHLTPRTLDIDAVQGLMPDHGIAPKAVIEGPPARNCPILLRQTSFKALEESVSFPDADGSFQAGSHTARFGEIEQRGIALTPKGRALYDRLLNEARTHVRPAPDGSNADEYRAALQVAFRAFPDDWDEIRRRGLGYFTYRHAGADGRIPADGGDLEVMVAAGIIRFDPIVYEDFLPVSAAGIFQSNLGDGAGQDFVASPNQRRFEQALGAKVLNEFDHYAGIEKASIAQCLARLETAGSPN, from the coding sequence ATGACCAGCAACCAGTTCATGTCGTCGGACGACATCCGCGCCGCCTTTTCGGCTGCCATGTCGGCCATGTACCGCGCCGAGGTGCCGGCCTATGGCTCCCTGCTGTCGCTGGTGGCCGAGGTCAATGCCCGCACGCTCGCGCAAAAGCCGGCCCTGCGCGCCAGTTTGGCGGCGACCGGCACGCTAGACCGCGTCTCGGAGGAGCGCCATGGCGCCATTCGCCTTGGTACGGATGCCGAGCTTGCCATGATGCGCAGGGTTTTTGCCGTGATGGGCATGTTTCCCGTCGGCTACTATGATCTGAGCGAGGCCGGCGTGCCCGTCCATTCGACCGCCTTCCGTCCGGTCGGTGATGCGGCATTGCGGCAAAACCCTTTCCGTGTCTTCACCTCGCTGCTGCGGCTCGACCTGATCGAGGACGAAGGGCTGCGCGAGGAGGCTCGGAAGGTACTGGCGAAGCGGGGTATCTTCTCCGATGCCGCCGTATCGCTGGTGGAAAAGGCGGAAGCCGATGGCGGCCTGGATGCAGGGGATGCCACACGCTTCATCACGGAAGTGCTGAACACCTTCCGCTGGCACCAGCAAGCGAGCGTCGATCGTGAGCTCTACGGCCGGTTCCATGATGCGCACCGGCTCGTCGCCGATGTCGTTTCCTTCAAGGGACCGCATATCAATCATTTGACGCCGCGCACGCTCGACATCGATGCCGTGCAGGGGCTGATGCCCGATCACGGCATCGCGCCCAAGGCGGTGATCGAAGGCCCGCCGGCGCGCAATTGCCCGATCCTGCTGCGCCAGACCTCCTTCAAGGCGCTCGAGGAAAGCGTCTCCTTCCCGGATGCCGACGGCTCGTTCCAGGCGGGTTCGCATACCGCTCGTTTCGGCGAGATCGAGCAGCGCGGCATCGCCCTGACACCGAAGGGTCGTGCGCTCTACGACCGCTTGCTGAACGAAGCGCGGACCCATGTGCGCCCTGCGCCGGATGGCTCGAATGCGGACGAGTATCGCGCGGCGCTGCAAGTTGCGTTCCGGGCCTTTCCGGATGATTGGGACGAGATCCGGCGGCGCGGTCTCGGCTATTTCACATATCGCCATGCCGGTGCCGATGGCCGCATTCCCGCGGATGGCGGTGATCTGGAGGTGATGGTGGCGGCAGGAATCATCCGCTTCGACCCTATCGTCTACGAGGATTTCCTCCCGGTCAGCGCTGCCGGTATCTTCCAGTCCAATCTTGGCGATGGCGCCGGGCAGGATTTCGTCGCCAGCCCCAACCAGAGGCGCTTCGAGCAGGCGCTTGGCGCCAAGGTGCTCAACGAGTTCGACCATTATGCCGGCATCGAGAAGGCATCGATCGCGCAGTGCCTGGCGCGGCTGGAGACAGCCGGCAGCCCAAACTGA
- a CDS encoding FAD-binding oxidoreductase, protein MVLETHIAELRGLLGAGGLLRQPEDLAAYQTGARHDRGLAAFVARPATTEDVSALLAYCCRHGIALVPQTGNTGLVAGSTPDMSGLQGVLSLDRLRSVFDLDLDNRSVRVGAGLRLSEINGRLEPHSLFFPIDLGADPCAGGMVATNTGGARFLRFGDVRRNTLGLKVVLADEQGTVLDLGDGLRKNNTGVDWKQCFIGTSGAFGVITECVFNLERLPRQTATAFLVPKSDGHVMGILADMEAQLGAYLSAFEDMSKAAISCALEHVPSLRNPFPGGAIPDHVILVEISRSWAPREGEQSLDAVLEAVLGEIWSRPDEPLADAFVGRPHEMWALRHALSEGVKAAGHLVAFDLSFRRGDVMRFREHMRTELAASMPAVRVCDFGHVGDGGLHFNLLVGSRDAEPPSAATVSELRDRVIRVAVETFGGSFSAEHAIGRTNQPFYDRYASDKLKAMASAFKQQTSPGPIGAARFG, encoded by the coding sequence ATGGTTCTTGAAACGCACATCGCCGAACTACGCGGCCTGCTCGGTGCGGGCGGCTTGCTCAGGCAGCCCGAGGACTTGGCTGCCTACCAGACCGGCGCCCGCCACGATCGCGGGCTGGCCGCCTTCGTGGCGCGGCCGGCGACGACGGAGGACGTGTCCGCGCTGCTGGCGTATTGCTGCCGCCACGGAATCGCGCTCGTCCCGCAAACCGGCAATACCGGCCTCGTCGCCGGCTCGACACCGGATATGAGCGGCCTGCAGGGCGTCCTCAGCCTCGACCGCCTGCGAAGCGTGTTCGATCTTGATCTCGACAATCGTTCGGTGCGTGTCGGCGCCGGGCTCAGGCTGTCGGAGATCAACGGCCGGCTTGAACCGCACTCGCTGTTCTTCCCCATCGATCTCGGCGCAGATCCCTGTGCCGGCGGCATGGTCGCCACCAACACCGGCGGCGCCCGTTTCCTGCGCTTCGGCGACGTGCGCCGCAATACGCTCGGCCTCAAAGTCGTGCTCGCGGACGAGCAGGGCACGGTGCTCGATCTCGGCGATGGCCTGCGCAAGAACAACACCGGCGTCGACTGGAAGCAGTGTTTCATCGGCACGTCCGGCGCCTTCGGCGTCATCACCGAATGCGTCTTCAACCTGGAGCGCCTGCCACGGCAGACCGCCACCGCTTTCCTGGTGCCGAAAAGCGATGGTCATGTCATGGGCATTCTCGCTGACATGGAGGCGCAGCTTGGCGCTTACCTCTCGGCCTTCGAGGACATGTCCAAGGCCGCCATCAGTTGCGCGCTGGAACATGTGCCTTCGCTGCGCAATCCGTTCCCGGGCGGCGCCATACCGGACCATGTGATCCTGGTGGAAATCTCCCGCTCCTGGGCTCCGCGCGAGGGCGAGCAGTCGCTCGACGCCGTGCTCGAAGCGGTGCTGGGCGAGATCTGGTCGCGGCCGGATGAGCCGCTGGCTGACGCCTTTGTCGGTCGCCCGCACGAGATGTGGGCACTGCGGCACGCCCTTTCCGAGGGCGTCAAGGCGGCCGGCCATCTCGTCGCCTTCGACCTCTCCTTCCGGCGCGGCGACGTCATGCGCTTTCGCGAGCATATGCGCACTGAGCTTGCAGCGAGCATGCCCGCCGTGCGGGTCTGCGATTTCGGCCATGTCGGCGACGGTGGCCTTCACTTCAATCTTCTTGTTGGTTCGCGCGACGCGGAGCCACCAAGTGCTGCAACCGTTTCGGAACTGCGCGACCGCGTCATTCGTGTCGCCGTCGAGACGTTTGGTGGCAGCTTCAGCGCCGAGCATGCTATCGGCCGGACCAACCAGCCCTTCTACGACCGTTACGCCAGCGACAAGCTAAAGGCGATGGCGTCGGCGTTCAAGCAGCAGACATCGCCGGGGCCTATCGGCGCGGCGCGATTTGGTTAG
- the fghA gene encoding S-formylglutathione hydrolase: MKTISQAKSHGGVQGVYSHASDVCACDMTFSVFVPPQAAQGPLSVVWYLSGLTCTHANVMDKGEYRRMAAELGLIIVCPDTSPRGADLPDEKDNWQFGSGAGFYVDATQEPYAKNYRMYSYVTEELPALIAREFPADMTRQAIFGHSMGGHGALTIALKNPERFKSCSAFAPIVQPSTAGWSKPAFEKYLGGDEASWRTYDTTSLIEDGRRFPEFLVDQGTADGFLKDGLRPWLLEEACAKAGIPLTLRMQDGYDHSYFFISTFMDDHLRWHAQRLSA; the protein is encoded by the coding sequence ATGAAAACCATTTCCCAGGCGAAGTCGCACGGCGGCGTGCAGGGCGTCTATTCCCATGCGTCCGATGTCTGCGCCTGCGACATGACCTTCTCGGTTTTCGTGCCGCCGCAGGCAGCACAAGGTCCGTTGTCGGTCGTCTGGTATCTGTCCGGTCTTACTTGCACCCATGCCAATGTCATGGACAAGGGCGAGTACCGCCGCATGGCCGCCGAACTCGGCCTGATCATTGTTTGCCCCGACACCAGCCCGCGCGGCGCTGATCTTCCCGACGAGAAGGACAATTGGCAGTTCGGCAGCGGCGCCGGCTTCTATGTCGATGCCACGCAAGAGCCCTACGCGAAGAATTATCGCATGTACTCCTATGTCACCGAGGAACTGCCGGCGCTGATCGCACGGGAGTTTCCCGCCGACATGACGCGCCAGGCGATCTTCGGCCACTCGATGGGCGGTCACGGTGCGTTGACGATTGCGCTCAAAAATCCCGAGCGGTTCAAGAGCTGTTCCGCCTTCGCGCCGATCGTCCAGCCCAGCACCGCGGGCTGGTCGAAGCCGGCTTTCGAAAAGTATCTTGGTGGGGATGAGGCATCATGGCGGACCTACGACACCACCTCGCTCATCGAGGATGGACGCCGCTTCCCGGAATTTCTCGTCGACCAGGGCACGGCTGATGGCTTCCTCAAGGATGGGCTGCGGCCGTGGTTGCTGGAAGAGGCCTGCGCCAAGGCCGGCATCCCGCTGACCTTGCGCATGCAGGACGGATACGATCACTCGTATTTCTTCATCTCGACCTTCATGGACGACCATCTGAGATGGCACGCGCAGAGACTGTCCGCATAG
- the amaB gene encoding L-piperidine-6-carboxylate dehydrogenase, producing the protein MTIAKETAELLGKLGVASDVLKGGDLIVRSPVTGEKIAALKTISPADAAKAIDGAHKAFQTWRLVPGPKRGELVRLLGEELRAHKAELGRLVSIEVGKIPSEGLGEVQEMIDICDFAVGLSRQLYGLTIATERPGHRMMETWHPLGVVGVISAFNFPVAVWSWNTALALVCGDAVVWKPSEKTPLTALACEAIFARAVKRFGTDAPEGLLSVLIGDRAVGEILVDHPKVPLVSATGSTRMGRDVGPRLAKRFARAVLELGGNNAGIVAPSADLDMALRAIAFGAMGTAGQRCTTLRRLFVHDSVYDQLVPRLKKAYQSVSVGNPLETTSLVGPLIDKAAFDAMQKALAEATAHGGKVTGGTRVENGHPDAYYVHPALVEMPKQVSPVTEETFAPILYVMKYSDFDAVLDEHNAVGAGLSSSIFTRDLQESERFLGVDGSDCGIANVNIGTSGAEIGGAFGGEKETGGGRESGSDAWKAYMRRATNTVNYSKALPLAQGVSFDIE; encoded by the coding sequence ATGACGATAGCGAAGGAAACGGCAGAGCTTCTGGGCAAGCTTGGTGTTGCCAGTGATGTGCTCAAGGGCGGCGACCTGATCGTGCGGAGCCCGGTGACGGGCGAAAAGATCGCGGCGCTGAAGACGATCTCGCCGGCCGATGCGGCCAAGGCGATCGATGGCGCCCACAAGGCGTTCCAGACATGGCGGCTGGTGCCTGGTCCCAAGCGCGGCGAACTGGTGCGGCTGCTGGGCGAAGAACTGCGCGCCCACAAGGCCGAGCTCGGCCGCCTGGTGTCGATCGAGGTCGGCAAGATACCGTCCGAAGGTCTGGGCGAAGTGCAGGAAATGATCGACATCTGCGATTTCGCGGTTGGTCTGTCGCGCCAGCTCTACGGCCTCACCATCGCCACCGAACGTCCGGGCCATCGCATGATGGAAACCTGGCATCCGCTCGGTGTCGTCGGCGTCATCTCCGCCTTCAATTTCCCTGTCGCTGTGTGGTCGTGGAATACGGCACTCGCCCTGGTCTGTGGCGATGCCGTGGTGTGGAAGCCGTCGGAGAAGACGCCGCTCACCGCACTCGCCTGCGAGGCCATCTTTGCGCGCGCGGTCAAGCGTTTTGGCACTGACGCGCCAGAAGGCCTGCTTTCAGTGCTGATCGGCGACCGTGCCGTCGGCGAGATCCTGGTCGATCATCCAAAAGTGCCGCTGGTGTCGGCCACCGGCTCGACGCGCATGGGCAGGGATGTCGGCCCGCGCCTGGCCAAGCGCTTTGCCCGTGCGGTGCTGGAGCTTGGCGGCAACAATGCCGGCATCGTGGCGCCCTCCGCCGATCTCGACATGGCATTGCGCGCCATCGCCTTCGGCGCCATGGGCACCGCGGGACAGCGCTGCACCACGCTGCGGCGCCTGTTCGTCCATGACAGCGTCTATGACCAGCTCGTGCCGCGCCTGAAGAAGGCCTATCAGAGCGTCTCGGTCGGCAATCCGCTGGAGACCACGTCGCTGGTCGGCCCGCTGATCGACAAGGCGGCGTTTGACGCCATGCAGAAGGCGCTCGCCGAAGCCACCGCCCATGGCGGCAAGGTGACCGGCGGCACGCGGGTCGAGAACGGCCATCCCGATGCCTATTATGTGCATCCGGCCCTGGTCGAGATGCCCAAACAGGTATCGCCGGTGACGGAAGAGACCTTTGCGCCGATCCTCTATGTGATGAAGTATTCCGACTTCGACGCGGTGCTCGACGAGCACAATGCGGTGGGGGCTGGTCTTTCCTCCTCGATCTTCACGCGCGACCTGCAGGAATCCGAGCGGTTCCTTGGTGTCGATGGATCGGACTGCGGCATCGCCAATGTCAATATCGGCACGTCCGGCGCCGAGATCGGCGGTGCGTTCGGTGGCGAGAAGGAAACGGGCGGCGGTCGTGAATCGGGTTCGGACGCCTGGAAGGCCTATATGCGCCGCGCCACCAACACGGTGAACTACTCCAAGGCCCTGCCGCTCGCCCAGGGTGTTTCGTTCGACATCGAGTGA